The proteins below are encoded in one region of Paralysiella testudinis:
- a CDS encoding dihydrolipoyl dehydrogenase, whose translation MKKIKAEVVVLGGGTAGMGAFRAARTHTDDVYLIESQHFGTTCARVGCMPSKLLIAAAEAAHHAAHTAPFGVHIDGDIRVNGAEVMQRVKAERDRFVGFVVEDVHEWPAERRIIGAARFIDAHTVQIDEHTQIQAERIVIATGSRPIVLPQWQALGDKLLINDDVFAWDTLPESVAVFGPGVIGLELGQALQRLGVKVHIFGIGGGLGGISDPVVLEEACALFGEELNLHLDAQTEVSLDANGKVVVNYRENGVSGSISADYLLAAIGRKPNTDNIGLENIDIARDERGVPKAHPLTMQTSIPHIFIAGDASNQLPLLHEASDQGKIAGENACTYPAIKPGLRRSLIGVVFSDPQIAVIGMRYAQVRDSFKNPACVVVGEVSFKNQGRSRVMLKNRGHLRVYAEQGSGRFLGAEMVGPAAEHIAHLLAWAHQQKMTIQQMLEMPFYHPVIEEGLRTALRDVFSRLDLSGKFSRDCDECPGA comes from the coding sequence ATGAAAAAAATAAAAGCTGAAGTGGTGGTTTTGGGTGGCGGCACGGCCGGTATGGGTGCTTTTCGCGCCGCACGCACCCACACCGATGATGTGTATTTAATTGAAAGCCAACATTTCGGCACCACTTGCGCGCGCGTGGGCTGTATGCCCTCCAAACTGTTGATTGCCGCTGCCGAAGCGGCACATCATGCCGCCCACACTGCCCCTTTTGGCGTGCATATTGATGGCGATATCCGTGTGAACGGTGCCGAAGTGATGCAGCGGGTGAAAGCCGAGCGCGACCGCTTTGTTGGCTTTGTGGTGGAAGATGTGCATGAATGGCCTGCCGAGCGGCGCATTATCGGTGCTGCGCGTTTTATTGATGCGCATACGGTGCAAATCGACGAGCACACCCAAATCCAAGCCGAACGCATTGTGATTGCCACCGGCTCGCGGCCGATTGTGCTGCCGCAATGGCAAGCGCTCGGCGATAAATTATTGATTAACGATGATGTTTTTGCTTGGGATACGCTGCCTGAAAGTGTTGCCGTATTCGGCCCCGGTGTGATTGGTTTGGAATTGGGGCAAGCCTTGCAGCGCTTGGGCGTAAAGGTGCATATTTTCGGCATCGGCGGCGGCTTGGGCGGCATCAGCGACCCGGTGGTGCTAGAAGAAGCTTGCGCCCTGTTTGGCGAGGAGTTGAATCTGCATCTGGATGCGCAAACCGAAGTCTCGCTTGATGCCAACGGCAAAGTGGTGGTGAACTACCGTGAAAACGGCGTTTCAGGCAGCATCAGTGCCGATTATCTGCTCGCTGCCATTGGCCGCAAACCCAATACCGACAATATCGGCCTGGAAAATATCGACATTGCACGCGATGAGCGCGGTGTGCCCAAAGCCCATCCGCTCACCATGCAAACCAGCATCCCGCATATTTTTATTGCCGGCGATGCTTCCAACCAACTGCCCTTGCTACACGAAGCCAGCGACCAAGGCAAAATTGCCGGTGAAAACGCCTGTACTTATCCGGCCATTAAGCCCGGCTTGCGCCGCAGCCTGATTGGCGTGGTGTTTTCCGACCCGCAAATTGCCGTTATCGGCATGCGTTATGCCCAGGTGCGCGACAGCTTTAAAAACCCCGCTTGCGTGGTGGTGGGCGAAGTATCGTTTAAAAACCAAGGCCGCAGCCGGGTAATGTTGAAAAACCGCGGCCATCTGCGCGTGTATGCCGAGCAAGGCAGCGGCCGCTTTTTGGGTGCAGAAATGGTGGGGCCGGCGGCCGAACACATCGCCCATTTATTGGCATGGGCGCATCAGCAAAAAATGACCATCCAACAAATGCTGGAAATGCCGTTTTACCATCCGGTAATCGAAGAAGGCTTGCGCACGGCGCTGCGCGATGTGTTTTCACGGCTGGATTTAAGCGGCAAATTCAGCCGCGATTGCGATGAATGCCCGGGTGCCTAA
- a CDS encoding glutathione peroxidase, translating into MLANNEGKKIPSVVFHTRVGDAWKDVSTDELFNGKTVVVFSLPGAFTPTCSSTHLPRYNELAAEFKQNGVDDILCVSVNDTFVMNAWKADQEAENITVIPDGNGEFTQGMGMLVSKNGLGFGDRSWRYSMLVKNGVVEKMFIEPEKDGDPFEVSDADTMLKHINPSWQDNPSVAVFSKPGCPFCAKAKQALQDKGIKYEEIVLGKDATTVSVRAITGKTSVPQVFIGGRYIGGSEELDQYLAS; encoded by the coding sequence ATGTTAGCCAATAATGAAGGTAAAAAAATCCCCAGCGTGGTATTCCATACCCGTGTCGGCGATGCTTGGAAAGACGTGAGCACCGATGAGCTGTTCAACGGTAAAACCGTGGTGGTGTTTTCACTGCCCGGCGCCTTCACTCCCACCTGCTCTTCTACCCACTTGCCGCGCTACAACGAGCTGGCCGCTGAGTTTAAACAAAACGGTGTGGACGACATTTTGTGCGTATCGGTAAACGATACTTTTGTCATGAATGCTTGGAAAGCCGACCAAGAAGCCGAAAACATCACTGTAATCCCGGATGGCAACGGTGAATTCACCCAAGGCATGGGCATGTTGGTGAGCAAAAACGGCTTGGGCTTTGGTGACCGCTCATGGCGCTACTCCATGCTGGTGAAAAATGGCGTGGTAGAAAAAATGTTTATCGAGCCGGAAAAAGACGGTGATCCGTTTGAAGTATCCGATGCCGATACCATGCTCAAGCACATCAACCCCAGCTGGCAAGACAACCCGTCTGTGGCTGTGTTCAGCAAGCCGGGCTGCCCGTTCTGCGCCAAAGCCAAACAGGCTTTGCAAGACAAAGGCATTAAATACGAAGAAATCGTGTTGGGCAAAGACGCCACCACCGTATCCGTGCGCGCCATCACCGGCAAAACCAGCGTGCCGCAAGTGTTTATCGGTGGCCGCTATATCGGCGGCAGCGAAGAGCTGGATCAATACCTAGCTTCTTGA